A DNA window from Sulfitobacter sp. BSw21498 contains the following coding sequences:
- a CDS encoding MFS transporter — protein MTQYVTLEDAKHQPFWRRPVALLFLMALAMPIAFNTWSALLNNFVIEVAAFDGSDIGLLHTVREIPGFLAVGVIAIILFVREQVLGLVSLVLLGVATALTAWFPSMGGILTITMLSSIGFHYYETVNQSLQLQWLKIEDAPRMIGWLMAAGSAATLVAYLAIMGLWETLSLSYNIVYLIGGGVTAVLALVALVAYPQFEAPTPQIKKMVLRKRYWLYYALQFMSGARRQIFVVFAGFMMVERFGFDVHEITMLYLINLIANMIFAPLMGRAVGFFGERRTLSFEYIGLIMVFLAYGGVYYLGWGVVVAATLYVLDHMFFALALALKTYFQKIADPADIAPTAAVAFTINHIAAVFLPVGLGLLWLVSPAAVFFLAAGMALVSLLLSLMIPRHPVPGNETILSNPLPAPAE, from the coding sequence ATGACCCAATATGTGACCCTTGAAGATGCCAAGCATCAGCCGTTCTGGCGACGTCCTGTGGCGCTGCTGTTCCTCATGGCGCTGGCCATGCCGATTGCGTTCAATACGTGGTCGGCGCTGCTGAATAACTTTGTGATCGAGGTCGCGGCGTTTGACGGATCGGACATCGGGTTGCTGCATACAGTGCGCGAGATTCCGGGCTTTCTGGCGGTCGGAGTGATTGCGATCATCCTGTTTGTACGCGAACAGGTTCTGGGGCTGGTGTCGCTGGTGCTGCTGGGGGTCGCGACGGCGCTGACCGCGTGGTTCCCGTCGATGGGCGGTATCCTGACCATCACGATGCTGAGCTCTATCGGGTTTCACTATTACGAAACGGTAAACCAGTCGTTGCAGCTACAATGGCTGAAGATCGAGGATGCGCCGCGGATGATCGGCTGGCTGATGGCGGCGGGATCGGCGGCGACGCTTGTGGCCTATCTGGCGATCATGGGGCTGTGGGAGACGTTGTCGCTGTCTTATAACATCGTCTATCTGATCGGCGGCGGCGTGACGGCGGTGCTCGCGCTGGTGGCGCTGGTGGCCTATCCTCAGTTCGAGGCCCCGACACCGCAGATCAAGAAGATGGTGCTGCGCAAACGGTACTGGCTTTATTATGCGCTGCAATTCATGTCGGGCGCGCGGCGGCAGATCTTTGTCGTTTTTGCGGGTTTCATGATGGTCGAACGGTTCGGGTTCGATGTGCACGAGATCACCATGCTGTATCTCATCAACCTGATCGCCAATATGATTTTTGCCCCGCTGATGGGGCGGGCTGTGGGGTTCTTTGGGGAACGCCGCACGCTGAGCTTTGAATATATCGGGCTGATCATGGTGTTTCTGGCTTATGGTGGTGTCTATTATCTGGGGTGGGGCGTGGTGGTGGCTGCGACGCTTTATGTGCTGGATCACATGTTCTTTGCGCTGGCGCTGGCGCTCAAGACCTATTTCCAGAAGATCGCCGACCCTGCCGATATCGCGCCTACGGCGGCGGTGGCCTTTACCATCAACCATATAGCGGCGGTGTTCCTGCCTGTGGGGCTGGGCCTGTTGTGGCTGGTGTCGCCTGCGGCGGTCTTCTTTCTCGCGGCGGGGATGGCGCTGGTGTCGCTGTTGTTATCGCTGATGATCCCGCGTCATCCCGTACCGGGAAACGAGACGATTCTTTCCAATCCGCTGCCCGCCCCGGCCGAGTAG
- the ruvB gene encoding Holliday junction branch migration DNA helicase RuvB: MIDSDPTLRPDPLPGDGDRALRPQMLDEFVGQAEARANLKVFIQSAKQRGEAMDHTLFHGPPGLGKTTLAQIMSRELGVGFRMTSGPVLAKAGDLAAILTNLEARDVLFIDEIHRLNPAVEEVLYPALEDFELDLVIGEGPAARTVRIELQPFTLVGATTRMGLLTTPLRDRFGIPTRLQFYTEDELFIIVDRNARKLGAPADEGGAREIAKRARGTPRIAGRLLRRVVDFAVVEGDGRVTRALADMALTRLGVDQLGLDGADRRYLRLIAENYQGGPVGIETMSAALSESRDALEEVIEPFLLQQGLIQRTPRGRMLAQKAWTHLGMAPPKPRADLFG, encoded by the coding sequence ATGATCGACAGTGACCCAACTTTGCGGCCGGACCCGCTGCCCGGTGATGGTGACCGCGCCCTCCGCCCGCAGATGCTGGATGAATTCGTCGGTCAGGCAGAGGCGCGGGCGAACCTCAAGGTGTTCATTCAGTCGGCCAAGCAGCGCGGCGAGGCGATGGACCACACGCTGTTCCACGGCCCACCCGGTCTGGGCAAGACGACGTTGGCGCAGATCATGTCGCGCGAGCTGGGGGTTGGTTTTCGGATGACCTCTGGGCCTGTGCTGGCCAAGGCCGGCGATCTGGCAGCGATCCTGACCAATCTCGAGGCCCGCGATGTGTTGTTTATCGATGAAATTCACCGCCTGAACCCCGCCGTGGAAGAAGTGCTTTATCCCGCGCTTGAGGATTTCGAGCTGGACCTCGTGATCGGCGAAGGGCCCGCTGCGCGGACGGTGCGCATCGAATTGCAGCCCTTTACGCTGGTTGGCGCGACAACGCGCATGGGCCTGCTGACCACGCCGCTGCGCGACCGTTTTGGCATTCCCACGCGTTTGCAGTTCTATACCGAGGATGAGTTGTTCATCATCGTGGACCGCAACGCCCGCAAGCTGGGGGCCCCCGCCGATGAGGGCGGCGCGCGCGAGATTGCCAAACGCGCCCGTGGCACGCCGCGCATCGCGGGCCGGCTGCTGCGCCGCGTTGTGGATTTCGCTGTCGTCGAGGGTGATGGTCGCGTGACCCGCGCACTGGCCGATATGGCGCTGACGCGTCTGGGTGTCGATCAGCTGGGGCTGGACGGCGCGGACCGCCGCTATTTGCGCCTGATCGCGGAAAATTATCAGGGCGGACCGGTCGGGATCGAGACGATGTCGGCAGCGCTGTCTGAATCGCGCGACGCGCTGGAAGAGGTGATCGAGCCCTTTCTGCTACAGCAAGGCCTGATCCAGCGGACCCCGCGGGGCCGGATGCTGGCGCAGAAGGCCTGGACGCATCTGGGGATGGCCCCGCCCAAGCCGCGGGCGGATTTGTTTGGCTGA
- the tolR gene encoding protein TolR, with product MAGGVMKKQGGGGRGRRRGRAQPMAEINITPFVDVMLVLLIIFMVAAPLLTVGVPVELPKTAATALPSEQEEPLTVTVLADGSVQIQKTETGRDDLVSKLRAISAERASDRVFLRADGAVPYASIMEIMGALNAGGFSNIGLVTETGGPKLDGTGASGG from the coding sequence ATGGCAGGTGGGGTGATGAAAAAGCAAGGCGGGGGTGGCCGTGGCCGTCGTCGCGGTCGGGCGCAGCCGATGGCAGAGATTAACATCACGCCGTTTGTTGACGTGATGCTGGTGCTCTTAATTATCTTTATGGTCGCGGCCCCTTTGTTGACGGTCGGTGTGCCGGTTGAACTGCCCAAGACGGCGGCAACGGCCCTGCCTTCGGAGCAGGAGGAGCCTTTGACGGTGACCGTTCTGGCTGACGGGTCTGTGCAGATTCAGAAGACCGAAACCGGCCGCGATGATCTGGTGTCCAAGCTGCGTGCCATTTCGGCAGAGCGTGCCAGCGACCGCGTGTTTCTGCGGGCTGACGGGGCTGTGCCTTATGCGTCAATCATGGAAATCATGGGCGCGTTGAACGCAGGTGGCTTTAGCAACATTGGTCTGGTCACTGAAACCGGCGGGCCAAAGTTGGACGGCACAGGCGCGTCAGGCGGGTAA
- the ruvC gene encoding crossover junction endodeoxyribonuclease RuvC, which yields MIRVIGIDPGLRNMGWGVIDVAGSRITHVANGICQSEGVELAARLLSLHAQLTRVMVTYRPGSAAVEQTFVNKDGAGTLKLGQARGIAMLVPAQAGLAVGEYAPNTVKKTVVGVGHADKGQVLHMVRMQLPGAEIAGPDAADALAIAICHAHHGGASTLSRGQAHDWQDHRTHRLPRAGPSAD from the coding sequence ATGATACGGGTAATCGGCATTGATCCGGGGTTGCGCAATATGGGCTGGGGCGTGATCGACGTCGCCGGAAGCCGGATTACGCATGTCGCAAATGGCATTTGCCAGTCCGAAGGGGTTGAGCTTGCCGCGCGCCTGCTGTCGCTGCACGCGCAGTTGACCCGCGTCATGGTGACCTACCGTCCCGGCTCTGCCGCGGTGGAACAGACGTTTGTGAACAAAGACGGCGCGGGGACGCTCAAGCTGGGGCAGGCGCGGGGGATTGCGATGTTGGTGCCCGCACAGGCGGGGCTGGCTGTGGGTGAATATGCGCCGAACACGGTCAAGAAAACAGTCGTTGGGGTTGGTCACGCGGATAAGGGGCAGGTGCTTCATATGGTGCGCATGCAGCTTCCAGGGGCAGAAATCGCGGGACCGGACGCGGCGGACGCATTAGCGATTGCGATCTGTCACGCGCATCATGGTGGGGCCAGTACGCTGTCGCGAGGGCAAGCGCATGATTGGCAAGATCACAGGACGCATCGACTACCGCGCGCCGGACCATCTGCTGATTGA
- the tolQ gene encoding protein TolQ has protein sequence MEAETLAAASEIDFSLLGLFLRATITVKLVMIMLIAASFWSWSIIVQKMIQYRHAKAEAERFDQAFWSGEPLDGLYDTIGSNPDGAAEKIFAAGMTEWRRSHREDGGLIPGATARIDRSMDVAIAKEAERLQKGLPVLATTGSTAPFIGLFGTVFGIMNSFIEIAAQQNTSLVVVAPGIAEALLATGIGLLAAIPAVIFYNKLSADSDRILGGYEAFADEFATILSRQLDS, from the coding sequence ATGGAAGCAGAAACGCTGGCGGCGGCGAGCGAGATTGATTTCTCGCTCTTGGGCCTATTTCTCCGCGCGACAATTACCGTAAAACTCGTGATGATCATGTTGATCGCTGCGTCCTTCTGGTCGTGGTCGATCATTGTCCAGAAGATGATCCAGTATCGCCATGCCAAAGCCGAAGCCGAACGGTTCGATCAGGCGTTCTGGTCGGGCGAGCCTTTGGATGGGCTTTATGACACAATCGGCTCGAACCCCGATGGGGCCGCCGAAAAGATTTTCGCCGCCGGTATGACCGAATGGCGTCGGTCGCATCGCGAGGATGGCGGGCTGATCCCCGGTGCCACCGCGCGGATCGACCGCAGTATGGATGTGGCCATCGCCAAAGAAGCAGAGCGTCTGCAAAAAGGCTTGCCCGTGTTGGCAACCACAGGGTCCACTGCGCCGTTCATCGGTCTGTTCGGGACCGTATTCGGGATCATGAACTCCTTTATCGAGATCGCCGCACAACAAAATACCAGCCTTGTGGTCGTTGCCCCCGGTATCGCCGAGGCGTTGCTGGCCACGGGGATTGGCCTTTTGGCAGCTATTCCGGCAGTTATTTTCTACAACAAGCTGAGCGCGGATTCAGACCGCATTCTGGGCGGCTACGAAGCCTTTGCCGATGAATTTGCCACCATCCTTAGCCGCCAGCTGGATAGCTGA
- a CDS encoding DUF1127 domain-containing protein yields MAVYYNTPTTYGTAAAVNRFFARLGDVAGNLTKWNDARVTRNALSALSDRELDDIGLVRGDIERVALNHFIR; encoded by the coding sequence ATGGCTGTTTACTATAATACCCCAACCACCTACGGCACCGCCGCTGCTGTAAATCGCTTTTTCGCGCGTCTTGGCGATGTTGCCGGCAACCTGACCAAATGGAACGATGCCCGCGTGACACGCAACGCTCTGTCCGCACTGTCCGACCGTGAGCTCGACGATATCGGTCTGGTCCGTGGTGACATCGAACGCGTCGCACTGAACCACTTTATCCGCTAA
- the ruvA gene encoding Holliday junction branch migration protein RuvA produces MIGKITGRIDYRAPDHLLIDVRGVGYLVYCSDRTMAALPGVGEVVALFTDLVVREDLMQLFGFQTLVEKEWHRLLTSVQGVGAKASLAILGALGPDGVSRAIALGDWNAVKVAKGVGPKIAQRVVLDLKDKAPGVMAMTGTLAEAHGEVEAAEVIEPASPKRRPVAPPNQSAQSEALSALANLGYGPGDAAGAVAQAAGENPEADTPQLIRAALKLLAPRE; encoded by the coding sequence ATGATTGGCAAGATCACAGGACGCATCGACTACCGCGCGCCGGACCATCTGCTGATTGATGTGCGCGGTGTGGGCTATCTGGTGTACTGTTCGGACCGGACGATGGCCGCGTTGCCCGGCGTGGGCGAGGTCGTAGCCCTGTTCACCGATCTTGTGGTCCGCGAAGACCTCATGCAGCTTTTCGGCTTTCAGACCTTGGTGGAAAAAGAATGGCACCGGCTGCTGACCTCTGTTCAAGGGGTGGGGGCGAAAGCGTCCTTGGCTATTCTGGGCGCGCTTGGGCCAGACGGGGTCAGCCGTGCAATTGCGCTTGGCGACTGGAACGCGGTCAAAGTGGCCAAAGGCGTCGGCCCCAAGATCGCGCAGCGTGTGGTGCTTGATCTCAAGGACAAGGCCCCCGGCGTGATGGCAATGACCGGCACTTTGGCAGAGGCGCATGGCGAGGTAGAGGCGGCAGAGGTGATCGAACCGGCGTCACCCAAACGTCGCCCCGTCGCCCCGCCCAACCAGTCCGCCCAGTCAGAGGCGCTGTCGGCGCTTGCCAATCTGGGTTATGGGCCGGGGGATGCAGCAGGGGCGGTGGCGCAAGCCGCCGGAGAGAACCCCGAGGCCGACACCCCTCAGTTGATCCGCGCGGCGTTGAAACTGCTTGCTCCGAGAGAGTAG
- the ybgC gene encoding tol-pal system-associated acyl-CoA thioesterase, translating to MTHHLSIRVYYEDTDMAGIVYYANYLRYIERARSDWVREMGIDQLAMKAEGVVFAVRRVEGDYIQPAVFDDMLDVVTWPTSITPARMVMQQEVKRGDVVLFRAVVTIVCIAASGKPCRLPAKLRSIPV from the coding sequence GTGACCCACCATCTGTCCATCCGCGTTTACTATGAAGATACCGACATGGCGGGGATCGTCTATTACGCGAACTACCTGCGCTATATCGAACGGGCGCGCAGCGATTGGGTGCGCGAGATGGGCATCGACCAGCTGGCGATGAAGGCCGAAGGTGTGGTCTTTGCTGTGCGACGGGTAGAAGGCGACTATATCCAGCCCGCCGTCTTTGATGACATGCTGGATGTCGTGACGTGGCCCACGTCGATCACGCCCGCACGCATGGTCATGCAGCAAGAGGTCAAACGCGGCGATGTGGTCCTGTTTCGGGCGGTGGTCACGATCGTTTGTATCGCGGCGTCCGGTAAACCCTGTCGATTGCCAGCGAAACTTCGCTCAATCCCTGTCTAG
- a CDS encoding 50S ribosomal protein L11 methyltransferase: MPTFTALTTLEGRKPAYALGEAMERLVPEPTGVGVFEIEDGSGLWEVGGYFEEAPDETALAVLAASMGSKEFVVSELPETDWVAHVRRELSPVEAGRFFVYGSHDADKVPEGCEPLLIEAAMAFGTGHHGTTLGCLRALDRLANGGMVGQNVADIGCGTAVLAMAAARIWPNPVLASDIDEVAVDVARANAAANNLTDRLICVEAAGFDHPELASRAPFDLVFANILKGPLVALAPDMAEALAPEGYAILSGILNEQADDVVEVYAQSGINLVNREVIGDWTTLTVQKMP; encoded by the coding sequence ATGCCAACATTCACAGCTTTGACGACCCTCGAAGGACGCAAGCCCGCCTATGCTTTGGGCGAAGCGATGGAGCGGCTGGTGCCGGAACCTACCGGCGTCGGCGTGTTCGAGATCGAAGACGGATCGGGCCTGTGGGAGGTCGGCGGCTATTTCGAAGAGGCACCGGACGAAACCGCGCTGGCGGTTCTGGCGGCCTCCATGGGGTCGAAGGAATTCGTCGTGTCGGAACTGCCTGAAACCGATTGGGTTGCGCATGTGCGCCGCGAGCTGTCGCCGGTCGAGGCGGGGCGGTTCTTTGTCTATGGCAGCCATGACGCTGACAAGGTGCCCGAAGGGTGCGAGCCGCTGTTGATCGAGGCGGCGATGGCCTTTGGGACGGGGCACCATGGCACGACGTTGGGCTGTCTGCGTGCGTTGGACCGTCTGGCGAACGGCGGCATGGTCGGGCAGAACGTGGCGGATATCGGCTGCGGCACGGCGGTTCTGGCGATGGCGGCGGCGCGCATCTGGCCGAACCCGGTGTTGGCCAGCGATATTGACGAGGTCGCAGTTGACGTGGCCCGCGCCAACGCTGCCGCGAATAATCTGACCGACCGTCTGATCTGCGTCGAAGCGGCGGGGTTTGACCATCCCGAACTGGCATCGCGCGCGCCATTCGATCTGGTGTTCGCAAATATCCTCAAGGGGCCGCTGGTCGCGCTTGCCCCCGATATGGCCGAGGCGCTGGCCCCCGAGGGCTATGCGATTCTATCTGGCATTTTAAACGAACAGGCAGACGACGTGGTCGAGGTTTATGCGCAATCCGGCATCAATCTGGTCAATCGAGAGGTGATTGGCGACTGGACCACGTTGACTGTCCAGAAAATGCCATAA
- a CDS encoding energy transducer TonB, whose amino-acid sequence MHKGHYISGAGHLGLIGWLLLGNIFTSRTEPVEMQEVSVISAAQYDEMVAAAQSAQAEAAAKPEPEPEPEPAPEPEPAPEPEPAPEPEPAPEPEPAPEPEPAPEPEPVPEPVAPPPSEEVSEQAPELPEPPADVAVLAPEEAPVAVPRPVERVAPEPVETPDPEARTDDVLRDAATPDAPAAKVVEEAQEATAPEEATTQIVTEAAEAPKASPNQSARPPARRPTPPAPQVAEKPVETPKPETPKPATPKPETPKPEAPKPKPEPTTDKDAVAAALAEAMGTPDAPPAPSAPSGPPLSAGEKESLRVAVSSCWNVGSLSSEALRTTVVVSVAMNQDGTPQTNSIKLTSSSGGSQGAADQAFEAARRAIIRCGARGYQLPVEKFGQWQNIEMTFNPERMRIK is encoded by the coding sequence ATGCACAAGGGGCATTACATCTCTGGCGCGGGTCACCTAGGGCTCATTGGCTGGCTGTTGCTAGGTAATATCTTTACCTCGCGCACCGAACCTGTGGAGATGCAGGAAGTGTCGGTCATTTCGGCCGCGCAATATGACGAGATGGTCGCTGCAGCGCAGTCTGCGCAGGCAGAGGCAGCAGCGAAGCCCGAACCCGAACCCGAACCCGAACCTGCACCCGAGCCGGAGCCCGCACCCGAGCCGGAGCCCGCACCCGAGCCGGAGCCCGCACCCGAGCCGGAGCCCGCACCCGAGCCGGAGCCTGCGCCCGAACCAGAGCCCGTGCCGGAACCCGTCGCGCCGCCGCCCTCTGAAGAGGTGAGCGAGCAGGCACCGGAACTGCCCGAGCCGCCGGCAGATGTCGCCGTTCTCGCACCCGAAGAGGCCCCCGTCGCAGTACCGCGCCCCGTAGAACGTGTGGCCCCTGAACCCGTAGAGACGCCGGACCCCGAGGCACGCACCGATGATGTTTTGCGCGATGCGGCGACACCGGACGCACCGGCAGCGAAAGTCGTGGAAGAGGCACAAGAAGCCACCGCTCCCGAAGAGGCGACGACCCAGATCGTGACAGAAGCCGCGGAAGCACCTAAAGCGTCGCCAAACCAATCGGCCCGCCCACCTGCACGTCGCCCGACCCCACCCGCGCCGCAGGTGGCCGAGAAACCTGTCGAGACGCCGAAGCCCGAGACGCCCAAGCCTGCGACCCCAAAACCGGAAACGCCCAAGCCCGAGGCCCCCAAGCCCAAGCCTGAGCCGACAACGGATAAAGACGCCGTGGCGGCAGCGCTCGCGGAAGCTATGGGTACACCTGATGCGCCGCCCGCGCCGTCGGCCCCGTCCGGTCCGCCCTTGTCTGCGGGTGAGAAAGAATCGCTGCGCGTGGCGGTTTCTTCGTGTTGGAACGTCGGTTCGCTTTCCTCGGAGGCATTGCGCACTACTGTTGTGGTAAGCGTCGCCATGAATCAGGATGGCACGCCACAGACCAATTCGATCAAGCTGACCAGCAGTTCAGGCGGGTCGCAGGGGGCCGCCGATCAGGCATTCGAAGCTGCACGGCGGGCAATTATCCGCTGTGGTGCGCGCGGCTACCAGCTTCCTGTAGAAAAATTCGGTCAATGGCAGAATATTGAGATGACCTTTAATCCTGAAAGGATGCGCATCAAATGA